One genomic region from bacterium encodes:
- a CDS encoding RHS repeat-associated core domain-containing protein — protein MWLPYSLFPNPFLFTSREWEEKAGLYYYRARYYDPSVGRFLSTDPILRPQSCPTCPGANALSLKEAGLLVCCPLNKVCYILQGFPAYVHANGFAFLL, from the coding sequence ATTTGGCTCCCCTATTCCCTATTCCCTAATCCCTTCTTATTCACTTCCCGAGAATGGGAAGAAAAGGCAGGTTTATATTATTACCGTGCCAGATACTACGACCCAAGCGTAGGAAGGTTTCTCTCAACCGACCCTATCCTCCGCCCTCAATCCTGCCCCACCTGCCCTGGGGCAAATGCCCTTTCCCTTAAAGAGGCGGGGTTACTAGTGTGCTGTCCCTTAAATAAGGTATGTTATATTTTACAAGGTTTTCCTGCATATGTCCATGCAAATGGTTTTGCTTTTTTGTTGTAA
- a CDS encoding DUF3368 domain-containing protein translates to MQNKEKGIVVNTSPWIALSICRQTSLLKELYAEVYLPFKVKEEILAGGEQGLGVQKLKASPWLLIEKVADMEKIELLYELKQGEAEVIILAKEKGIKQVLIDEKIARLQAKVLGLEVIGTLGLLLKAKKKGLLSSIKPSISQMLENGIWIKEEIIKGLLKEAREE, encoded by the coding sequence ACCATGGATTGCCCTTTCAATATGTAGACAGACCTCTTTACTTAAGGAGCTTTATGCTGAAGTTTATCTTCCCTTTAAGGTAAAAGAAGAAATCTTGGCTGGCGGTGAGCAAGGGCTTGGAGTTCAAAAGCTAAAGGCAAGTCCATGGCTTTTAATTGAAAAGGTTGCTGATATGGAAAAAATAGAGTTATTATATGAGCTAAAACAGGGTGAGGCAGAGGTTATTATCCTGGCAAAAGAAAAAGGGATAAAACAGGTTCTAATAGACGAAAAAATTGCCAGATTGCAAGCAAAGGTTTTAGGCCTTGAAGTAATAGGAACCTTGGGCTTGCTTTTAAAGGCTAAAAAGAAAGGTTTGCTTTCTTCTATAAAACCTTCTATCAGTCAAATGTTAGAAAATGGCATCTGGATTAAAGAAGAAATAATAAAAGGATTATTGAAAGAGGCTAGAGAGGAATAA